The Burkholderia ubonensis genome has a window encoding:
- a CDS encoding phosphatidylinositol-specific phospholipase C: MIHSHHDPRLPLADWMSTLDDGRSLHTLTVPGSHDTCAYTVDDALVRTQYAPLDAQLMHGVRMLDIRCRHVRDEFEIHHGGIALGMTFDDVLATCADFLAAHPGECIVMSVKDEWPAHACRRGFDATFDAHRARHPGLRWHAGGAIPALGGVRGAIVLLRRFRSRRPLGIDLTAWPDNMTFTIDHPDAAFVIQDEYRVPVAASIEHKWQAIDALLTHMPSADSGRWAINFCSGTGMGANPSIVARGDGRVQGIHARLAQHLRERPGPCGAMLLDFCDDDDWALVRALVACNGFVVARPCAPSGC; encoded by the coding sequence ATGATCCATTCGCACCACGACCCACGCCTGCCGCTTGCCGACTGGATGTCGACGCTCGACGACGGGCGATCGCTGCATACCCTGACCGTACCGGGCAGTCATGACACCTGTGCGTATACCGTCGACGATGCGCTCGTTCGCACGCAATATGCGCCGCTCGACGCACAGCTGATGCACGGCGTGCGGATGCTCGACATCCGCTGCCGGCACGTGCGCGACGAATTCGAGATTCATCACGGCGGGATCGCGCTCGGCATGACGTTCGACGACGTGCTGGCGACCTGCGCGGATTTTCTTGCCGCGCATCCGGGCGAGTGCATCGTGATGTCGGTGAAGGACGAATGGCCGGCGCACGCGTGCCGCCGCGGCTTCGACGCGACATTCGACGCGCATCGCGCGCGGCATCCGGGGCTGCGCTGGCATGCCGGCGGCGCGATTCCCGCGCTCGGCGGCGTGCGCGGCGCGATCGTCCTGTTGCGGCGCTTTCGCAGCCGCCGCCCGCTCGGGATCGACCTGACCGCATGGCCGGACAACATGACGTTCACGATCGACCATCCGGACGCGGCGTTCGTGATCCAGGACGAATACCGGGTGCCGGTCGCGGCGTCGATCGAACACAAATGGCAGGCGATCGATGCGCTGCTCACGCACATGCCGTCCGCCGACAGCGGGCGCTGGGCGATCAATTTCTGCAGCGGGACGGGGATGGGCGCGAATCCGTCGATCGTCGCGCGCGGCGACGGCCGCGTGCAGGGCATCCATGCGCGGCTCGCCCAACACCTGCGCGAACGGCCCGGCCCGTGCGGCGCGATGCTGCTCGATTTCTGCGACGACGATGACTGGGCGCTCGTGCGCGCGCTGGTCGCGTGCAACGGTTTCGTGGTTGCGCGGCCGTGCGCGCCGAGCGGCTGTTAG